The Agromyces mariniharenae genome includes a window with the following:
- a CDS encoding GNAT family N-acetyltransferase, which yields MGEPHVVTLRATRDGDLDALFAFEQDEAAVQMAAFTPPDPTDRATFDAHWRRLLADPSVDARTVRADGAVVGSVARWYDEGTAEMTYWIDPAHWGEGIGSRAVRLFLDAVHDRPVRVRVAADNARSIAIVEKLGFVQVATELSFANARGIEVEERIYRLD from the coding sequence ATGGGCGAGCCTCATGTCGTGACCCTGCGCGCGACCCGCGACGGGGATCTCGATGCACTGTTCGCCTTCGAGCAGGACGAGGCGGCCGTGCAGATGGCCGCCTTCACGCCGCCCGACCCGACCGACCGCGCCACGTTCGACGCCCACTGGCGTCGGCTCCTCGCCGACCCCTCGGTCGACGCGCGCACGGTGCGCGCCGACGGCGCCGTGGTGGGCAGCGTCGCCCGCTGGTACGACGAGGGCACGGCCGAGATGACCTACTGGATCGACCCGGCGCACTGGGGCGAGGGCATCGGCAGCCGCGCGGTGCGGCTCTTCCTCGACGCCGTGCACGATCGACCCGTGCGCGTGCGCGTTGCCGCTGACAACGCGCGGTCGATCGCGATCGTCGAGAAGCTCGGCTTCGTGCAGGTCGCCACCGAGCTGAGCTTCGCGAACGCACGCGGCATCGAGGTCGAGGAGCGGATCTACCGCCTCGACTGA
- a CDS encoding 4a-hydroxytetrahydrobiopterin dehydratase, protein MDARSILSPAETEATLAGSGFRNSQSHLVGAFTTADFRSAVQFVDAVADVAEELNHHPDVRLAWGHVEFALTSHDVGGVTRRDVALALRIRAIADELGATPA, encoded by the coding sequence ATGGACGCACGCAGCATCCTCTCGCCGGCCGAGACCGAAGCGACCCTCGCGGGCTCGGGGTTCCGCAACTCGCAGAGCCACCTCGTGGGCGCCTTCACGACGGCGGACTTCCGCAGCGCGGTGCAGTTCGTGGACGCGGTCGCCGACGTCGCCGAAGAGCTGAACCACCACCCCGACGTCCGGCTGGCGTGGGGCCACGTCGAGTTCGCACTGACGTCCCACGACGTCGGCGGGGTCACGCGGCGCGACGTGGCGCTCGCGCTGCGCATCCGCGCGATCGCCGACGAGCTCGGCGCGACGCCGGCCTGA
- a CDS encoding dihydrolipoamide acetyltransferase family protein has translation MIREFPLPDLGEGLTESEIVAWRVAVGDRVELNQIIADVETAKAVVELPSPYSGVITALHAAEGETVNVGEPLFSCDTGEGAGEGGPADAATDARATAEPAPAPEADVAPGPNLVGYGARDEGGPKRRARRSALAADLVPSVPEKGAATDLDAPPAGAAASVTPPSTDLSTGAPERPRSTPPVRKLARDLGIDLATVNGTGERGLITRADVEAVASGAPATAEPPVAPAGIAGGAPSAPTVAGAGAERPAETRIPIKGVRKHTAAAMVQSAFTAPHVTEFLTVDVTATMELLRGIRDDRAFAGHKVTPLTVVAKAVCIAARRTPEVNSRWDEGAQEIVQYGGVNLGIAAATGRGLVVPNVKGAERMTLIELADAISALAETARAGRTPPADLSGGTISITNIGVFGIDAGTPILNPGEAAILAMGAVRRQPWEHRGEIALRELMTLSLSFDHRLVDGEQGSRFLADIGAILREPGLALTMA, from the coding sequence ATGATCAGGGAGTTCCCGCTTCCCGACCTCGGCGAGGGCCTCACCGAGTCCGAGATCGTGGCCTGGCGCGTCGCGGTCGGCGACCGCGTCGAGCTCAACCAGATCATCGCCGACGTCGAGACGGCGAAGGCCGTCGTCGAGCTGCCGTCGCCGTACTCGGGCGTCATCACGGCGCTGCACGCCGCCGAGGGCGAGACCGTGAACGTCGGCGAGCCGCTGTTCTCGTGCGACACGGGCGAGGGCGCAGGCGAGGGCGGTCCCGCGGATGCCGCGACCGACGCCCGGGCGACCGCCGAGCCCGCGCCGGCGCCCGAGGCCGACGTCGCGCCCGGACCCAACCTCGTGGGCTACGGCGCCCGCGACGAGGGCGGGCCGAAGCGCCGCGCCCGACGCAGCGCGCTCGCGGCCGACCTCGTGCCTTCGGTCCCCGAGAAAGGGGCGGCGACCGACCTCGACGCACCGCCCGCCGGTGCTGCGGCGTCGGTGACGCCGCCGTCGACCGACCTCTCGACGGGTGCGCCCGAGCGTCCGCGCTCGACCCCGCCCGTGCGCAAGCTCGCGCGCGACCTCGGCATCGACCTCGCGACCGTGAACGGCACGGGGGAGCGCGGGCTCATCACGCGTGCCGACGTCGAGGCCGTGGCATCCGGTGCACCCGCGACCGCCGAGCCGCCCGTCGCCCCTGCGGGGATCGCAGGCGGCGCTCCGAGCGCTCCGACGGTCGCCGGCGCGGGCGCCGAACGACCCGCCGAGACGCGCATCCCGATCAAGGGCGTGCGCAAGCACACCGCGGCGGCCATGGTGCAGAGCGCGTTCACGGCCCCGCACGTGACGGAGTTCCTCACCGTCGACGTGACCGCGACCATGGAGCTCCTGCGCGGCATCCGCGACGACCGCGCGTTCGCCGGTCACAAGGTGACGCCGCTCACCGTGGTCGCGAAGGCCGTCTGCATCGCTGCGCGCCGCACGCCCGAGGTGAACTCGCGGTGGGACGAGGGTGCGCAGGAGATCGTGCAGTACGGCGGCGTCAACCTGGGCATCGCTGCGGCGACCGGTCGCGGGCTCGTGGTGCCGAACGTCAAGGGCGCCGAGCGGATGACGCTCATCGAGCTCGCCGACGCGATCTCCGCGCTCGCCGAGACCGCCCGCGCCGGGCGCACGCCGCCGGCCGACCTCTCGGGCGGCACGATCTCGATCACGAACATCGGCGTCTTCGGCATCGACGCGGGCACGCCGATCCTGAACCCGGGCGAGGCGGCCATCCTCGCCATGGGCGCCGTGCGACGCCAGCCGTGGGAGCACCGCGGCGAGATCGCGCTGCGCGAGCTCATGACGCTGAGCCTCTCGTTCGACCACCGCCTGGTCGACGGCGAGCAGGGCTCGCGGTTCCTCGCCGACATCGGCGCGATCCTCCGCGAGCCGGGGCTGGCGCTGACCATGGCGTGA
- a CDS encoding alpha-ketoacid dehydrogenase subunit beta, whose translation MTTLTLGKAINQGLRRSLASDDKVVLMGEDIGTLGGVFRITDGLKAEFGAHRVVDTPLSEAGIMGTAVGLAYRGFRPVVEIQFDGFVYPGFDQLVAQVAKLHYRSRGTVRMPLTIRIPFGGGIGAAEHHSESPEAYFAHTAGLRVVACSNPADAYVMIQQAIASDDPVIFLEPKRRYHVKGEVDETASLADAKPMGVASVAAAGSDVTLVTYGALVQTARDAAIAAAEDGISIEVIDLRSLAPVDYATVEASVRRTGRLVVAHEAGQQGGVGAELAASITERCFEFLEAAPVRVTGHDIPYPPAKLEKHHLPDLDRILDGVDRALGRPNSLSGVEA comes from the coding sequence ATGACCACCCTCACCCTCGGCAAGGCCATCAACCAGGGCCTGCGCCGCTCCCTCGCCAGCGACGACAAGGTCGTGCTCATGGGCGAGGACATCGGCACGCTCGGCGGCGTGTTCCGCATCACCGACGGCCTCAAGGCCGAGTTCGGCGCGCACCGCGTGGTCGACACGCCCCTGTCCGAGGCGGGCATCATGGGCACCGCCGTCGGCCTCGCGTACCGGGGGTTCCGGCCTGTCGTCGAGATCCAGTTCGACGGCTTCGTCTACCCGGGCTTCGACCAGCTCGTCGCGCAGGTCGCGAAGCTGCACTACCGCTCGCGCGGCACGGTGCGGATGCCGCTGACGATCCGCATCCCGTTCGGCGGAGGCATCGGCGCGGCCGAGCACCACTCCGAGTCGCCCGAGGCGTACTTCGCGCACACCGCCGGCCTGCGGGTCGTGGCGTGCTCGAACCCCGCCGACGCGTACGTCATGATCCAGCAGGCCATCGCGAGCGACGACCCGGTGATCTTCCTCGAGCCCAAGCGCCGCTACCACGTGAAGGGCGAGGTCGACGAGACCGCGAGCCTCGCCGATGCGAAGCCCATGGGCGTCGCCTCCGTCGCGGCCGCCGGCTCCGACGTCACCCTCGTGACCTACGGCGCGCTCGTGCAGACCGCACGCGACGCCGCGATCGCGGCCGCGGAGGACGGGATCTCGATCGAGGTCATCGACCTGCGCTCGCTCGCGCCCGTCGACTACGCGACGGTCGAGGCATCCGTGCGCCGCACCGGCCGGCTCGTCGTCGCGCACGAGGCCGGCCAGCAGGGCGGCGTCGGCGCGGAGCTCGCCGCGAGCATCACCGAGCGCTGCTTCGAGTTCCTCGAGGCGGCGCCCGTGCGCGTCACCGGCCACGACATCCCGTACCCGCCCGCGAAGCTCGAGAAGCACCACCTGCCCGACCTCGACCGCATCCTCGACGGTGTCGACCGGGCGCTCGGACGACCGAACTCGCTGAGCGGAGTGGAGGCGTGA
- the pdhA gene encoding pyruvate dehydrogenase (acetyl-transferring) E1 component subunit alpha gives MTPSDRDATGLLTRPDHFVQLVTPAGERRTDAEFDPWVADVDTAALGRLYRDMAIVRRIDTEATALQRQGELGLWPPLMGQEAAQIGSARGLRDDDFVFSSYREHAVAWCRGVSAADLLRVWRGSAASGWNPYDHNMAVPQIIIGAQALHATGYAMGAAWEGTDTATIAYFGDGATSEGDVNEAFIFAASFDAPVVFFCQNNQWAISEPVGLQSKQPLARRADGFGMPGIRVDGNDVLAVLAATRIALDRARRGEGPTLIEAVTYRLGPHTTADDPKRYRTEEELAEWGARDPLARVLTLLASTGFDTEALEREVAEEAGRVAAELRAAITTIPDPDAMTVFDHVYAEPNTHLARQRDHYARYLAMFDEGAAASGEGAAR, from the coding sequence ATGACCCCATCCGACCGAGACGCAACCGGGCTCCTCACCCGACCCGATCACTTCGTGCAGCTCGTCACCCCTGCCGGCGAGCGCCGCACCGACGCCGAGTTCGACCCGTGGGTCGCCGACGTCGACACCGCCGCCCTCGGCCGGCTCTACCGCGACATGGCGATCGTGCGCCGCATCGACACCGAGGCCACCGCGCTGCAGCGCCAGGGCGAGCTCGGACTCTGGCCGCCGCTCATGGGCCAGGAGGCCGCCCAGATCGGCTCCGCCCGCGGCCTGCGCGACGACGACTTCGTGTTCTCGAGCTACCGCGAGCACGCCGTGGCGTGGTGCCGCGGCGTGAGCGCCGCCGACCTGCTGCGCGTCTGGCGCGGCTCCGCGGCATCCGGCTGGAACCCCTACGACCACAACATGGCCGTGCCGCAGATCATCATCGGCGCGCAGGCGCTCCACGCGACCGGCTACGCCATGGGCGCGGCCTGGGAGGGCACCGACACCGCGACCATCGCGTACTTCGGCGATGGCGCCACGAGCGAGGGCGACGTGAACGAGGCGTTCATCTTCGCCGCGAGCTTCGACGCGCCGGTCGTGTTCTTCTGCCAGAACAACCAGTGGGCCATCTCCGAGCCAGTTGGCCTGCAGTCGAAGCAGCCGCTCGCGCGCCGAGCCGACGGCTTCGGCATGCCCGGCATCCGCGTCGACGGCAACGACGTGCTCGCCGTGCTCGCCGCCACCCGCATCGCGCTCGACCGCGCGCGCCGGGGCGAGGGCCCGACGCTCATCGAGGCCGTGACCTACCGCCTCGGTCCGCACACGACCGCCGACGACCCGAAGCGCTACCGCACCGAGGAGGAGCTCGCCGAGTGGGGCGCCCGCGACCCGCTCGCGCGCGTGCTCACGCTGCTCGCGTCGACGGGCTTCGACACCGAGGCGCTCGAGCGCGAGGTCGCCGAGGAGGCCGGCCGTGTCGCGGCGGAGCTCCGCGCGGCGATCACGACCATCCCCGACCCCGACGCCATGACGGTCTTCGACCACGTCTACGCCGAGCCCAACACGCACCTCGCGCGGCAGCGCGACCACTACGCCCGCTACCTCGCCATGTTCGACGAGGGCGCCGCGGCATCCGGCGAAGGAGCCGCACGATGA
- a CDS encoding Lrp/AsnC family transcriptional regulator — protein MNGYDSVDRALLAALAADPRATVVALADRLALSRNTVQARMARLEASGAFLSFERSIDPVPLGYPLEAFISVHVRQKQLAEVVERIALIPEVIQAHGLSGTVDLLVRVVCRDAHDLFRIDGVILEIDGVERTETSLAMGELIPYRLAPLLDQRG, from the coding sequence ATGAACGGCTACGACTCCGTGGACCGGGCACTGCTCGCGGCCCTCGCGGCGGACCCCAGGGCGACCGTCGTGGCCCTCGCCGATCGGCTCGCGCTGTCGCGCAACACGGTGCAGGCGCGCATGGCGCGGCTCGAGGCATCCGGGGCCTTCCTCTCCTTCGAGCGGAGCATCGATCCGGTGCCGCTCGGCTACCCGCTCGAGGCGTTCATCTCGGTGCACGTGCGGCAGAAGCAGCTCGCCGAGGTGGTCGAGCGGATCGCGCTCATCCCCGAGGTGATCCAGGCGCACGGGCTCTCGGGCACGGTCGACCTGCTCGTGCGGGTGGTGTGCCGCGACGCGCACGACCTCTTCCGCATCGACGGCGTCATCCTCGAGATCGACGGTGTCGAGCGCACCGAGACCTCCCTCGCGATGGGCGAGCTGATCCCCTACCGGCTCGCCCCCCTCCTCGACCAGCGGGGCTGA
- a CDS encoding ATP-grasp domain-containing protein, giving the protein MRVAVLRCERLPSFVDWEIPDVEALFDDDRRLLEAFAERGVDAEPVAWSRPDVDWAAYDVALLRSTWDYVDHLGEFLDVTGGIARSRCMLLNPVGAVHWNADKHYLDDLDRIGVPIVPLVRGTAAEASRLLTAVSEAGWHELVLKPAIGVGGSGVVRTDAAGLADALGAMAPATEVMVQPFADAIVGEGELSFAFLGGAPSHALRKRPAAGDFRAHGIYGGTVERVDPDPADVAAVATMLDRLPFDVLYARFDVVRFGGRLAVLELELIEPMLYLGLAPGSAGRLADATIARLGTA; this is encoded by the coding sequence ATGCGCGTCGCGGTGCTGCGGTGCGAGCGGCTCCCGAGCTTCGTCGACTGGGAGATCCCCGACGTGGAGGCGCTCTTCGACGACGACCGCCGGCTGCTCGAGGCCTTCGCCGAGCGCGGCGTCGACGCCGAGCCCGTGGCCTGGTCGCGCCCCGACGTCGACTGGGCCGCCTACGACGTGGCGCTGCTGCGCAGCACCTGGGACTACGTCGACCATCTCGGCGAGTTCCTCGACGTCACCGGCGGGATCGCCCGATCGCGGTGCATGCTGCTCAACCCGGTCGGGGCCGTGCACTGGAACGCCGACAAGCACTACCTCGACGACCTCGACCGGATCGGCGTGCCGATCGTGCCGCTCGTGCGCGGCACGGCGGCCGAGGCATCCCGCCTGCTCACGGCGGTGTCCGAGGCGGGCTGGCACGAGCTCGTGCTGAAGCCCGCGATCGGCGTGGGCGGCTCGGGCGTCGTGCGCACGGATGCCGCGGGGCTCGCCGACGCGCTCGGCGCCATGGCGCCCGCCACCGAGGTCATGGTGCAGCCGTTCGCGGACGCGATCGTCGGCGAGGGCGAGCTGTCGTTCGCGTTCCTCGGCGGGGCGCCGAGCCATGCGCTGCGCAAGCGGCCGGCCGCGGGCGACTTCCGCGCCCACGGGATCTACGGCGGCACGGTCGAGCGCGTCGACCCCGATCCCGCCGACGTCGCGGCGGTCGCGACGATGCTCGATCGGCTCCCGTTCGACGTGCTCTACGCCCGGTTCGACGTCGTGCGCTTCGGCGGGCGCCTCGCGGTGCTCGAGCTCGAGCTCATCGAGCCGATGCTCTACCTCGGCCTCGCGCCGGGCAGCGCGGGGCGCCTCGCGGATGCGACGATCGCGCGGCTCGGCACCGCGTGA
- a CDS encoding polyribonucleotide nucleotidyltransferase — MEGPEITFAETVIDNGRFGTRTIRFETGRLAQQAQGSAVAYIDEETMLLSATSVSKQPKEHFDFFPLTIDVEERMYAAGRIPGSFFRREGRPSTEAILTCRLIDRPLRPSFVEGLRNEVQVVVTVLAIEPDELYDVLAINAASMSTQLSGLPFSGPIGGVRVALIDGQWVAFPKFSQLDEAVFSMVVAGRVVTEADGSQDVAIMMIEAEATDNAWNLIQAGAVKPDETVIAEGIEASKPFIKQLVEAQQQVAATAAKPTADYPTFPPYQQSTYDVVAAVAYDELKRVYQIAGKVERQDADDELKARVKAEVAAKVESGELPETANAEVSAAYKSVTKLVVRSRVLEEGVRIDGRGLADIRPLDAEVQVVPRVHGSAIFQRGETQILGVTTLNMLKLEQQIDSLSPVTKKRYMHNYNFPPYSTGETGRVGSPKRREIGHGALAERALVPVLPTREEFPYAIRQVSEALGSNGSTSMGSVCASTLSLLNAGVPLRAPVAGIAMGLISDTVNGETRYAALTDILGAEDALGDMDFKVAGTSEFVTAIQLDTKLDGIPASVLAGALTQAKDARTTILAVLNAAIDGPDEMAPTAPRVISVQIPVDKIGELIGPKGKTINAIQDETGAEISIEEDGTVYIGATDGPSAEAARAQVNAIANPTNPEVGEQFLGTVVKIAAFGAFISLLPGKDGLLHISEVRKLAGGKRVENVEDVLGVGQKILVEITKIDDRGKLSLAPVLAEEADTEGREATGVHADAPAEGADV; from the coding sequence TTGGAAGGTCCTGAGATCACGTTCGCCGAGACCGTCATCGACAACGGTCGCTTCGGCACCCGCACCATCCGCTTCGAGACCGGCCGCCTCGCCCAGCAGGCGCAGGGCTCCGCCGTCGCCTACATCGACGAGGAGACGATGCTGCTGTCGGCGACCTCGGTCTCCAAGCAGCCGAAGGAGCACTTCGACTTCTTCCCGCTCACGATCGACGTCGAGGAGCGCATGTACGCCGCGGGCCGCATCCCCGGCTCGTTCTTCCGCCGCGAGGGCCGCCCGTCGACCGAGGCGATCCTCACCTGCCGCCTCATCGACCGCCCCCTGCGCCCCTCGTTCGTCGAGGGCCTCCGCAACGAGGTGCAGGTCGTCGTGACCGTGCTCGCGATCGAGCCCGACGAGCTCTACGACGTGCTCGCCATCAACGCCGCGTCCATGTCGACCCAGCTCTCGGGCCTGCCGTTCTCCGGCCCGATCGGCGGCGTGCGCGTCGCGCTCATCGACGGCCAGTGGGTCGCGTTCCCCAAGTTCTCGCAGCTCGACGAGGCGGTGTTCAGCATGGTCGTCGCCGGCCGCGTGGTCACCGAGGCCGACGGCTCGCAGGACGTCGCGATCATGATGATCGAGGCCGAGGCCACCGACAACGCGTGGAACCTCATCCAGGCCGGTGCGGTCAAGCCCGACGAGACTGTCATCGCCGAGGGCATCGAGGCGTCGAAGCCGTTCATCAAGCAGCTCGTCGAGGCGCAGCAGCAGGTCGCGGCAACCGCGGCCAAGCCGACCGCCGACTACCCGACGTTCCCGCCCTACCAGCAGTCGACCTACGACGTGGTGGCCGCGGTTGCCTACGACGAGCTCAAGCGCGTCTACCAGATCGCCGGCAAGGTCGAGCGCCAGGACGCCGACGACGAGCTGAAGGCCCGCGTCAAGGCCGAGGTCGCCGCCAAGGTCGAGAGCGGCGAGCTCCCCGAGACCGCCAACGCCGAGGTGTCCGCCGCCTACAAGTCGGTCACGAAGCTCGTCGTCCGCTCGCGCGTGCTCGAGGAGGGCGTCCGCATCGACGGCCGCGGCCTCGCCGACATCCGCCCGCTCGACGCCGAGGTGCAGGTCGTGCCCCGCGTGCACGGCTCCGCCATCTTCCAGCGCGGCGAGACGCAGATCCTCGGCGTCACGACGCTGAACATGCTGAAGCTCGAGCAGCAGATCGACTCGCTGAGCCCGGTCACCAAGAAGCGCTACATGCACAACTACAACTTCCCGCCCTACTCGACCGGCGAGACCGGCCGCGTCGGGTCGCCGAAGCGTCGCGAGATCGGGCACGGCGCACTCGCCGAGCGCGCGCTCGTGCCGGTGCTGCCCACGCGCGAGGAGTTCCCCTACGCGATCCGCCAGGTGTCCGAGGCGCTCGGCTCCAACGGCTCGACCTCGATGGGCTCGGTCTGCGCGTCGACGCTCTCGCTGCTCAACGCGGGCGTGCCGCTGCGCGCTCCCGTCGCCGGCATCGCGATGGGCCTCATCTCCGACACCGTGAACGGCGAGACCCGCTACGCGGCGCTCACCGACATCCTCGGCGCCGAGGACGCGCTCGGCGACATGGACTTCAAGGTCGCCGGCACCTCGGAGTTCGTCACCGCGATCCAGCTCGACACCAAGCTCGACGGCATCCCCGCCTCGGTGCTGGCCGGCGCGCTGACGCAGGCGAAGGACGCCCGCACGACCATCCTCGCGGTGCTCAACGCCGCGATCGACGGTCCCGACGAGATGGCCCCGACCGCGCCGCGCGTGATCAGCGTGCAGATCCCGGTCGACAAGATCGGCGAGCTGATCGGCCCGAAGGGCAAGACGATCAACGCGATCCAGGACGAGACCGGAGCCGAGATCTCCATCGAGGAGGACGGCACCGTCTACATCGGCGCGACCGACGGCCCGTCGGCCGAGGCCGCCCGCGCCCAGGTCAACGCGATCGCCAACCCGACCAATCCCGAGGTCGGCGAGCAGTTCCTCGGCACGGTCGTGAAGATCGCCGCCTTCGGCGCCTTCATCTCGCTGCTGCCCGGCAAGGACGGCCTGCTGCACATCTCCGAGGTGCGCAAGCTCGCCGGCGGCAAGCGCGTCGAGAACGTCGAGGACGTGCTGGGCGTCGGCCAGAAGATCCTCGTCGAGATCACCAAGATCGACGACCGCGGCAAGCTCTCGCTCGCCCCGGTGCTGGCCGAGGAGGCCGACACCGAGGGCCGCGAGGCCACCGGCGTGCACGCCGACGCACCCGCCGAGGGCGCCGACGTCTAG
- a CDS encoding DUF5302 domain-containing protein: MTSDEQSTTGPSEETKRKFREALDRKNKASKQREGESHLDGTSGANHTHGPVDHKREFRRKSG; encoded by the coding sequence ATGACTTCCGACGAGCAGAGCACCACGGGACCCTCCGAGGAGACCAAGCGCAAGTTCCGCGAGGCGCTCGATCGCAAGAACAAGGCCTCGAAGCAGCGCGAGGGCGAGTCCCACCTCGACGGCACGTCGGGCGCGAACCACACGCACGGCCCCGTCGACCACAAGCGGGAGTTCCGCCGCAAGAGCGGCTGA
- a CDS encoding glycosyltransferase translates to MKVALLAESFLPHMNGVTHSLLQVLRHLERRGHEALVVAPRSGPIDRPLHGAQTVLLPSVPLPSYPDVRVTLATTQRLSAVLREHGADVMHLASPFVLGWRGLAAAEPLGIPSVAVYQTDIPAYAEKYGVPGAAPALMRHLGRLHRRATLTLAPSSSAVERLASAGVEDDRVRIWRRGVDTERFAPGRRSERWRREVAAPGEVIVGYVGRLAPEKQVEDLRALTALPGVRLVVIGDGPSRPALERLLPEARFTGFLGGDALAEAMASLDVFVHPGERETFCQTVQEALASGVPVVATGAGGPLDLVRSSVDGWLYRPGDLVELRERVRDLAGDDAKRRAFGVRAREAVRGRGWDVLGDELIGHYEDVVANRAGPGRREPITTVDRAPAASVVTPPRWRRYVAVGDSLTEGLCDTSRMPAGEYRGWADRLALLLALASPADAPVEYANLAVRSRKVADAVEDQLPSAVDLGADLVSVLIGANDLVGRRADAAGLATRVGEAVLAVRETGADVLLVTPFMPARPAARLFETRFATFAEHLAAIVDQAGVRLLDVRSNPGLVEPAMWSADRVHLNSAGHRALAYAAAGVLGVPDAAALERLERAVHDDGVAPDRPVGDAEWLARHATPWVLRRLRGRTAGDGRDPKRPTLQPVDAGSRRGRSVDAS, encoded by the coding sequence GTGAAGGTCGCCCTCCTCGCCGAATCGTTCCTCCCGCACATGAACGGCGTGACCCACTCGCTGCTCCAGGTGCTGCGGCACCTCGAGCGGCGCGGACACGAGGCCCTCGTCGTCGCCCCGCGCTCCGGGCCCATCGACCGTCCGCTGCACGGTGCGCAGACCGTGCTGCTGCCGTCGGTGCCGCTGCCGAGCTACCCCGACGTGCGCGTCACGCTCGCGACGACGCAGCGACTGTCGGCCGTGCTGCGCGAGCACGGCGCCGACGTCATGCACCTCGCGTCCCCGTTCGTGCTCGGCTGGCGCGGGCTCGCGGCGGCCGAGCCACTCGGCATCCCCTCCGTGGCCGTGTACCAGACCGACATCCCGGCCTACGCGGAGAAGTACGGCGTGCCCGGCGCCGCGCCCGCACTCATGCGCCACCTGGGCCGCCTGCACCGCCGCGCGACCCTGACGCTCGCGCCGTCGTCGTCCGCCGTGGAGCGCCTCGCGTCGGCCGGCGTGGAGGACGACCGCGTCCGCATCTGGCGCCGCGGCGTCGACACCGAGCGATTCGCCCCCGGGCGCCGGAGCGAGCGCTGGCGTCGCGAGGTCGCGGCGCCCGGCGAGGTGATCGTGGGCTACGTCGGCCGCCTCGCTCCCGAGAAGCAGGTCGAGGACCTCCGGGCGCTCACGGCGCTGCCGGGCGTGCGCCTCGTCGTCATCGGCGACGGACCGTCACGTCCCGCCCTGGAGCGGCTCCTGCCCGAGGCGCGTTTCACGGGCTTCCTCGGCGGCGACGCGCTCGCCGAGGCGATGGCGAGCCTCGACGTGTTCGTGCACCCGGGGGAGCGCGAGACGTTCTGCCAGACCGTGCAGGAGGCGCTCGCGAGCGGCGTGCCCGTCGTCGCGACGGGCGCCGGCGGACCGCTCGATCTCGTGCGCTCGAGCGTCGACGGCTGGCTGTACCGGCCGGGCGACCTCGTCGAGCTCCGCGAGCGCGTGCGCGACCTCGCGGGCGACGACGCCAAGCGGCGCGCCTTCGGCGTGCGGGCACGGGAGGCGGTCCGAGGCCGCGGCTGGGACGTGCTCGGCGACGAGCTCATCGGCCACTACGAGGACGTGGTGGCGAATCGCGCCGGCCCCGGGCGCCGCGAGCCGATCACGACCGTCGATCGTGCGCCCGCGGCATCCGTCGTGACGCCGCCCCGCTGGCGGCGCTACGTCGCCGTCGGCGATTCGCTCACCGAGGGGCTCTGCGACACCTCGCGCATGCCGGCGGGGGAGTACCGCGGGTGGGCCGACCGCCTCGCCCTGCTGCTCGCGCTCGCGAGCCCCGCCGATGCCCCGGTCGAGTACGCCAATCTCGCGGTGCGGAGTCGCAAGGTCGCCGACGCCGTCGAGGACCAGCTGCCCTCGGCCGTCGACCTCGGGGCCGACCTCGTCAGCGTGCTCATCGGCGCCAACGACCTCGTCGGCCGCCGGGCGGATGCCGCGGGCCTGGCGACCCGGGTCGGGGAGGCGGTGCTCGCCGTTCGCGAAACCGGCGCCGACGTGCTGCTCGTCACGCCGTTCATGCCGGCCCGTCCTGCGGCGCGCCTGTTCGAGACGCGGTTCGCGACGTTCGCCGAGCATCTCGCCGCGATCGTCGACCAGGCGGGTGTGCGGCTCCTCGACGTGCGCTCGAATCCCGGACTCGTCGAACCCGCGATGTGGAGCGCCGACCGGGTGCACCTGAACTCGGCCGGGCACCGCGCGCTCGCCTACGCGGCGGCCGGAGTGCTGGGCGTCCCCGATGCCGCGGCGCTCGAGCGCCTCGAGCGGGCGGTGCACGACGACGGCGTGGCCCCCGACCGGCCGGTCGGCGATGCCGAGTGGCTGGCGCGCCATGCGACCCCGTGGGTGCTGCGGCGACTCCGCGGGCGCACCGCCGGCGACGGGCGGGATCCGAAGCGGCCGACGCTCCAGCCGGTCGATGCCGGGTCCCGTCGGGGTCGGAGCGTCGACGCGAGCTAG
- a CDS encoding dodecin family protein translates to MSSVARVTTITVRSDKSFEDAVAVGIERAAQTLRHVSGAWVKEQKVEATEGKITAWSVVLEVSFVLD, encoded by the coding sequence ATGTCATCCGTCGCAAGGGTCACCACCATCACCGTCCGTTCGGACAAGAGCTTCGAGGACGCCGTCGCGGTCGGCATCGAGCGGGCCGCGCAGACCCTGCGCCACGTGAGCGGCGCCTGGGTGAAGGAGCAGAAGGTCGAGGCGACCGAGGGCAAGATCACCGCCTGGTCGGTCGTCCTCGAGGTCAGCTTCGTGCTCGACTGA